In Palaemon carinicauda isolate YSFRI2023 chromosome 18, ASM3689809v2, whole genome shotgun sequence, a genomic segment contains:
- the LOC137657301 gene encoding uncharacterized protein, with protein MNVIDYELHHFSDASEKGYGQCSYLRMTDANGQVHTRLVMAKSRVSPLKTFTIPRLELTAALASVKVSYFLKKELKVNISKEVFWVDSTIVFGYIANQCKQFKVFVANRVAQIRNHTLPEQWRYVSSSDNPADLCSRVTDEDPELKKVSLAIDTDDDNYATILTRLNYFSDWTRARRSLALCNKFIDKLKQKSLYTEYVHVSVEELIKAEITIIKLVQREAFQYEYQLLSRSNNKFDNCLRKSSNLYKLDPFIGSDGLIRVGGRLHRGNFDVHVKYPVILPKNSHMTELIICHYHNKVHHQGRNLTLNEIRSSGYWIISGSSLVAKHISKCGT; from the exons ATGAATGTCATAGACTATGAATTGCATCATTTTTCTGATGCTAGTGAGAAGGGTTATGGTCAATGCTCATACTTAAGAATGACAgatgcaaatggacaagtacatactaGGTTAGTTATGGCTAAATCAAGAGTGTCTCCCTTGAAAACTTTCACAATACCTAGGTTAGAACTCACTGCTGCATTAGCATCAGTGAAAGtgagttatttcttaaaaaaggaGTTGAAGGTCAATATTAGTAAAGAAGTATTTTGGGTAGATAGTACAATTGTTTTTGGATACATAGCTAATCAATGTAAACAGTTTAAGGTTTTTGTTGCAAACAGAGTTGCGCAAATCAGAAATCACACCTTACCTGAACAATGGAGATATGTTTCCTCAAGTGATAATCCTGCTGATTTATGTTCAAGAG TTACAGATGAAGATCCAGAATTAAAGAAAGTGTCACTGGCAATTGAcactgatgatgataattatgctaCCATACTAACCAGACTTAATTACTTCTCAGATTGGACACGTGCCAGAAGGTCATTAGCTTTATGTAATAAGTTTATTGATAAATTGAAACAGAAATCATTATATACTGAGTATGTTCATGTGTCTGTAGAAGAGCTAATCAAGGCAGAAATTACCATTATAAAATTAGTCCAAAGAGAAGCTTTTCAATATGAATATCAGTTGTTAAGTAGAAGCAATAACAAATTTGATAACTGTTTAAGGAAATCTAGCAATTTGTACAAGCTTGATCCATTTATTGGTAGTGATGGCTTAATAAGAGTGGGTGGTAGATTACACAGAGGTAATTTTGATGTCCATGTAAAATATCCTGTGATTTTGCCAAAGAATAGTCATATGACTGAATTGATAATCTGTCACTATCATAATAAAGTACACCATCAAGGTAGAAATTTAACTTTAAATGAAATTAGATCTAGTGGTTACTGGATTATAAGTGGATCATCCTTAGTAGCgaaacatatatcaaaatgtgGAACTTGA
- the LOC137657302 gene encoding uncharacterized protein — MTDLNPNAQVFRFPTDFIQPGKPRLDHNYNYQPIGRSQPSKLRLGQETNLNSDFKISNEPRLGCSTIDEASYEVIGEPRLIVDPKNAVTCNTQPDVNRPRLHTHEPLADFHEQPNIINNDNVQSSQVYQWDILKGFADLQNQNLEKLADLFAARQRKDNLPVKEPEVFSGDLLKYPQWKASFITLIEYKTDDAAERLYYLGKYTDGQAKTAIDNLISFGTQEAYNKAWKILHDRFGNKFIVADAFRSKLEGWPKINDGPEEYPSFEEFTRFISDEASKACNPTSSYSALNRRDTVFTPKEKQPQSKVAKRTSFATKSNEVNNVTNAASDENKSKNEKQTESKMNVAFTCYYCRQNHAMEKCPEFLKLDLAQRNQYLTDKKMCRADVHSMIVPVWLSHRNTNNKVMVYAVFDDQSDACFIKESVLRYMNVNGQNSVIKIVTLMGEEAIKSTKVFGLSVKGINENSTVNLPCVFSRKTIPARRAQIPKKCSALRWPHLKKIAGRLVEYNPDIEIGLLIGINYIKAVKPLEIIPGSGNEPYGQRTALGWGIIGNVNVNENNLESDAVVNRSVVEEIEINSMISNKMFTVPTKVKEVYEPHYVREMFESDFISNVSDDEVALSVEEREFIEIVSNGIKIIDGKQFKIPLPLKGGGIQFPDNMLVVQKRLSNLKQKLQKNVSMKNDYINFMKNMIDKGYAERVPLNETCLINGKVWFVPHHGVYHPRKPDKIRVVFDCSVMYKNVSLNDCLLQGPDLSNSLAGILCRFRNHSVAFNWDVEAMYHQVLVNEEHRNLLRFLWFDNHDLDGNIVQYRMTVHLFGARSSPSVTNYALKATADRFKDKTTEKAAEFIKEDFYVDDGLKSVATVEEAINLAKDSQMICKRGGFHLHKLVANNAEVLKAMCPDEVAQSVKNLDLTKDKLPVERTLGMEWCTETDTFNFNVKPIQRPSTKRNVLSIVSSIFDPLGMITPFILTGKKVLQTLCKQDLGWGDPIPETVITE, encoded by the exons ATGACTGATCTAAATCCAAATGCTCAGGTGTTTAGATTTCCAACAGATTTCATACAACCAGGGAAACCAAGGCTAGACCATAATTATAATTACCAGCCCATAGGACGCTCACAGCCAAGTAAACTTAGGCTAGGCCAAGAAACAAACCTGAACTCAGATTTCAAAATATCAAATGAGCCTAGGCTAGGTTGTAGTACTATAGATGAGGCATCCTATGAGGTAATAGGTGAACCTAGGCTAATAGTAGATCCCAAAAATGCCGTCACTTGCAATACACAACCTGATGTTAATAGACCAAGGCTACACACTCATGAACCCCTGGCAGATTTTCATGAACAacctaacattatcaataatgataacgtACAGTCCAGTCAAGTTTATCAATGGGATATTTTAAAGGGTTTTGCTGATCTTCAAAATCAGAACTTAGAGAAACTAGCTGACTTGTTTGCTGCAAGGCAACGTAAAGACAATTTACCCGTTAAAGAACCAGAGGTATTTTCAGGAGATTTGCTGAAGTACCCTCAATGGAAAGCATCATTTATTacattaattgaatataaaacagATGATGCTGCTGAAAGATTGTACTACTTAGGTAAATATACGGATGGTCAGGCTAAAACTGCCATTGATAATCTTATTTCTTTTGGCACCCAAGAGGCTTACAACAAAGCTTGGAAGATACTTCATGATAGGTTTGGAAATAAGTTTATTGTTGCTGATGCCTTTAGAAGCAAGCTTGAAGGTTGGCCTAAGATTAATGATGGTCCAG AGGAATATCCATCTTTTGAAgagtttacaaggttcataagtgATGAAGCCAGTAAGGCATGTAATCCAACATCATCTTACAGTGCACTTAATAGGAGAGATACAGTATTTACACCTAAAGAAAAACAACCACAAAGTAAGGTTGCAAAGCGTACATCATTTGCTACTAAATCTAATGAAGTTAATAATGTTACAAATGCTGCATCtgatgaaaataaatctaaaaatgaaaaacaaaccgagagtaaaatgaatgtagcatttACATGCTATTACTGTAGACAAAACCATGCTATGGAAAAATGCCCAGAGTTCTTAAAACTTGATCTTGCTCAAAGAAACCAATATTTGACAGATAAAAAAATGTGTAGAG CTGATGTTCACTCAATGATTGTACCTGTTTGGTTAAGCCATAGGAATACAAATAATAAGGTAATGGTATATGCAGTATTTGATGATCAGTCAGATGCTTGTTTTATCAAAGAAAGTGTCCTAAGGTATATGAATGTCAATGGCCAAAATTCTGTCATCAAGATAGTGACTCTGATGGGTGAAGAGGCTATAAAAAGTACTAAAGTATTTGGTTTATCAGTGAAGGGCATAAATGAAAATAGTACTGTAAATTTACCATGTGTCTTCTCTAGAAAAACTATTCCTGCAAGAAGAGCACAAATCCCTAAAAAATGTTCAGCTTTAAGATGGCCTCATCTTAAGAAAATTGCTGGAAGGCTAGTAGAGTATAATCCTGACATTGAGATAGGTCTATTGATaggtataaactatataaaagctGTCAAACCTTTAGAAATCATTCCTGGGTCTGGAAATGAGCCCTATGGTCAGAGAACAGCTCTTGGATGGGGAATTATTGGTAATGTAAATGTCAATGAGAATAATTTAGAAAGTGATGCTGTTGTTAATAGATCTGTAgttgaagaaattgaaataaattccatgataTCAAATAAAATGTTTACAGTACCAACCAAAGTAAAAGAAGTGTATGAGCCTCATTATGTCAGAGAGATGTTTGAATCTGATTTCATAAGTAATGTTAGTGACGATGAGGTAGCTTTGTCAGTAGAAGAAAGAGAGTTTATTGAGATTGTTAGTAATGGTATTAAGATTATTGATGGTAAACAGTTTAAAATTCCATTACCACTCAAAGGAGGTGGTATTCAGTTTCCAGATAATATGTTAGTAGTCCAGAAAAGACTATCCAACTTAAAACAAAAGCTTCAGAAGAATGTAAGCATGAAAAATgattacataaatttcatgaagAATATGATTGATAAGGGTTATGCTGAAAGGGTTCCTTTGAATGAAACATGCCTAATTAATGGAAAGGTTTGGTTTGTGCCACATCATGGGGTTTACCATCCCAGAAAGCCTGACAAAATCAGAGTAGTATTCGATTGCTCtgttatgtataaaaatgtaagtttGAATGATTGTTTACTTCAGGGACCAGACTTGTCAAATAGTCTAGCTGGTATTTTGTGTAGATTTAGAAATCATTCTGTTGCATTTAATTGGGATGTAGAAGCAATGTATCACCAAGTTTTAGTAAATGAAGAACACAGGAATCTTTTACGATTTCTGTGGTTTGATAACCATGATTTAGATGGCAACATTGTTCAATATAGGATGACTGTTCATCTATTTGGTGCTAGAAGCTCTCCATCTGTTACAAACTATGCTTTGAAAGCTACTGCTGATAGATTTAAGGATAAAACTACTGAAAAGGCAGCAGAGTTCATTAAAGAAGACTTTTATGTGGATGATGGCTTAAAGTCTGTAGCTACAGTGGAGGAAGCCATAAACTTAGCCAAAGACAGTCAGATGATATGTAAAAGGGGTGGTTTCCATTTGCACAAACTTGTTGCCAATAATGCTGAGGTTTTAAAGGCTATGTGTCCTGATGAAGTTGCTCAATCAGTTAAGAATCTTGATTTAACGAAAGATAAATTGCCAGTGGAACGAACATTAGGTATGGAATGGTGTACTGAAACAGATACATTTAATTTTAATGTCAAACCCATTCAAAGGCCTAGTACTAAAAGGAATGTTTTATCCATAGTTAGCTCTATTTTTGATCCTCTAGGCATGATAACACCATTCATTCTTACAGGTAAGAAAGTTTTGCAAACCCTATGTAAACAAGACCTTGGCTGGGGTGATCCTATTCCTGAAACTGTTATTACTGAATAG